The Metabacillus sediminilitoris genome window below encodes:
- a CDS encoding superoxide dismutase has translation MSKYELPALPYDVKALEPHIDEQTMIIHHDRHHATYVTNLNAALEGYDDLSNKSVEELISNLDAVPENIRTAVRNNGGGHANHSLFWKILSPNGGGAPSGDVAEAINQAFVSFDKFKEEFTKAATTRFGSGWAWLVVDNRQLSIISTPNQDSPLMEGKTPILGLDVWEHAYYLNYQNKRPDYISAFYQVINWNEVNNLFRAAKA, from the coding sequence ATGTCTAAATATGAACTTCCAGCATTACCATATGATGTCAAAGCCTTAGAGCCACATATTGATGAGCAAACAATGATCATACACCATGATCGTCACCATGCAACATATGTTACGAATTTAAATGCTGCACTTGAAGGTTATGACGATTTATCAAACAAAAGCGTTGAAGAGTTAATTTCTAACCTTGATGCTGTTCCTGAAAATATTCGTACAGCTGTTCGTAATAATGGTGGCGGGCACGCTAACCATAGTTTATTTTGGAAAATCCTTTCACCAAACGGTGGAGGAGCACCTTCTGGAGATGTAGCAGAAGCAATTAATCAAGCCTTCGTCAGCTTTGATAAGTTTAAAGAAGAATTTACAAAAGCAGCCACAACCCGCTTTGGTTCTGGTTGGGCTTGGTTAGTAGTTGATAATAGACAATTATCGATCATTAGCACACCAAATCAAGATAGTCCATTAATGGAAGGGAAAACACCAATTCTAGGACTTGATGTTTGGGAACATGCCTATTACTTAAATTATCAAAACAAGCGTCCAGATTATATTTCTGCTTTTTATCAAGTAATCAACTGGAATGAAGTTAACAATCTATTTCGTGCAGCTAAGGCTTAA
- a CDS encoding aldo/keto reductase: protein MTKQTQMGKTELFVNPIGLGTNAVGGHNLYPNLNESVGKELVRDAINNGVNFLDTAFIYGPGRSEELVGEVVKETGNRSKIVLATKGAHKFVGNEVVIDNSPSFLKKSVEDSLKRLQTDYIDLFYIHFPDENTPKYEAVGALKKLKDEGKIKAIGVSNFTISQLKEANQDGYVDVYQGEYNLLQRSAEKELLPYTAEHQISFVPYFPLAAGLLAGKYNKDMVFNDLRSKMPHLQGEEFAQNLENVEKLRGIAQSKQADVAHVVLAWYLTRDSIDVVIPGAKRADQVLDNLKTLDVQLTNEEIQKIDSIFGNK, encoded by the coding sequence ATGACTAAACAAACACAAATGGGAAAAACAGAACTTTTTGTAAACCCGATTGGACTTGGTACAAATGCAGTTGGAGGACATAATCTCTATCCTAATTTAAACGAAAGTGTTGGAAAAGAATTAGTGAGAGACGCGATCAATAATGGCGTAAATTTCCTTGATACAGCTTTTATTTATGGTCCTGGACGTTCAGAAGAACTTGTAGGTGAAGTAGTAAAAGAAACTGGAAATCGCAGCAAAATTGTCCTAGCAACAAAAGGTGCGCATAAATTCGTTGGCAATGAAGTAGTGATCGATAACTCTCCATCTTTTTTAAAAAAATCAGTTGAAGATAGCTTAAAGCGTCTGCAAACAGACTATATTGATTTATTTTACATACATTTTCCAGATGAAAATACTCCTAAATATGAGGCTGTCGGTGCTTTGAAGAAATTAAAGGATGAAGGAAAAATTAAAGCAATTGGTGTCTCAAACTTTACGATTAGCCAGTTAAAAGAAGCGAATCAAGATGGATATGTAGATGTATATCAAGGTGAATATAATCTATTGCAACGATCAGCTGAAAAAGAATTACTTCCGTATACTGCGGAACATCAAATTTCTTTTGTTCCATACTTTCCGCTTGCAGCTGGTTTGTTAGCTGGCAAATATAATAAGGACATGGTTTTTAACGATCTTCGTTCAAAAATGCCGCATTTACAAGGGGAAGAATTTGCACAAAACCTAGAAAATGTAGAAAAATTAAGGGGAATTGCTCAATCTAAACAAGCAGATGTCGCACATGTTGTCTTAGCCTGGTATTTAACCCGTGATTCGATTGATGTGGTCATCCCTGGTGCAAAAAGAGCAGATCAAGTACTTGATAATTTAAAAACACTAGATGTCCAACTAACAAATGAAGAGATCCAAAAAATTGATTCTATTTTTGGAAATAAGTAA
- the trhO gene encoding oxygen-dependent tRNA uridine(34) hydroxylase TrhO — MTEMKPYRVLLYYMYVPIENAEEFAKKHLKFCKELGLKGRILIADEGINGTVSGTIDQTDQYMKTMKEDSRFTDMVFKVDEEESHAFKKMHVRYRKELVTLNLEDDINPNEVTGNYLSPKEFFEAMKSPDTVVIDARNDYEFDIGHFRGAIKPDIKAFRELPQWIKTNKEMLEGKKVLTYCTGGIRCEKFSGWLVREGFEDVGQLHGGIVTYGKDPEVKGELWDGQCYVFDDRITVPINQKEHVIVGKDYYTGEPSERYVNCANPECDKRYISTEENEHKYLRSCSHECRVHPRNLYVQEHGLTEEQVEEKLKQLELENAVK; from the coding sequence ATGACAGAAATGAAACCATACAGAGTATTACTTTACTACATGTATGTTCCAATCGAAAACGCTGAAGAGTTCGCAAAAAAACATTTGAAGTTTTGTAAAGAACTTGGACTAAAAGGCAGAATTCTTATAGCAGACGAAGGAATAAACGGGACTGTATCAGGAACGATTGACCAAACAGATCAATATATGAAAACGATGAAGGAAGATTCACGTTTTACAGATATGGTATTTAAAGTAGATGAAGAAGAATCTCATGCATTTAAAAAGATGCATGTCCGTTATAGAAAAGAACTTGTTACATTAAATTTGGAAGATGATATAAACCCAAATGAAGTGACAGGAAATTATTTGAGTCCAAAGGAATTTTTCGAAGCAATGAAAAGTCCTGACACAGTTGTTATTGATGCAAGAAATGATTATGAATTTGATATTGGTCATTTTAGAGGAGCCATCAAGCCAGATATCAAAGCTTTTCGTGAACTTCCTCAATGGATAAAGACTAATAAGGAAATGCTCGAAGGAAAAAAGGTACTAACCTATTGTACTGGTGGTATTCGTTGTGAAAAGTTTTCTGGTTGGTTAGTGAGAGAAGGGTTTGAAGATGTTGGCCAACTACATGGCGGGATTGTCACATATGGAAAAGATCCTGAAGTAAAAGGTGAATTATGGGATGGGCAATGTTATGTATTTGATGACCGTATCACTGTCCCAATTAATCAAAAAGAACATGTAATTGTTGGTAAAGATTATTATACTGGTGAACCAAGTGAACGTTATGTAAATTGTGCTAATCCTGAATGTGATAAACGATATATTTCTACTGAAGAAAATGAACATAAATATTTACGTAGCTGTTCACACGAATGCAGGGTTCATCCACGTAATTTATATGTACAAGAACATGGGTTAACAGAAGAACAGGTTGAAGAGAAACTAAAACAACTTGAATTAGAAAATGCTGTAAAATGA
- a CDS encoding MerR family transcriptional regulator, with protein sequence MYKISQFAEMTGLSKETLRYYAEVKLLEPAYIDPKNNYRYYDDGSYFLAILLVKLRKFGFTIQEMIYVMEDESFANLEKLIKQKRMKIQLQIEDLLLQIEEIDDFLASGKEENN encoded by the coding sequence ATGTACAAGATTAGTCAATTTGCTGAAATGACTGGCCTAAGTAAAGAAACATTACGTTATTATGCAGAGGTTAAACTCCTTGAACCTGCTTATATTGACCCGAAAAATAACTATCGTTATTACGATGATGGAAGTTATTTTCTTGCAATTTTATTAGTGAAGTTAAGAAAATTTGGTTTTACAATTCAGGAAATGATCTATGTGATGGAAGACGAGTCATTTGCAAACTTAGAAAAATTAATTAAACAAAAAAGAATGAAAATACAGCTGCAAATCGAAGACTTGCTTCTTCAGATTGAAGAAATTGACGACTTTCTTGCATCTGGGAAGGAGGAGAATAATTGA
- the murB gene encoding UDP-N-acetylmuramate dehydrogenase: MNYLKEYNELTAICPKTYIKYSEPMENHTFIQTGGIADIYIKPKHINDVQKIIRYAKMNEIPLTVLGFGTNVIIRDKGIRGIVMNLEYLNDITVNENEIIAGCGASIIDVSRTALKHSLSGLEFACGIPGSVGGALVMNAGAYGGEISYVLKNAKAITLSGDILVLNESEFEFGYRKSIFQKENYIILEATFQLINSDPAEIREKMDTFTALREEKQPLEYPSCGSVFKRPPNHFAGKLISDSGLQGTRVGGAEVSKKHAGFIVNVNHATSTDYLMLIQHVKETVKQNFDINLETEVKIIGEE; encoded by the coding sequence ATGAATTACTTAAAAGAATATAATGAATTGACAGCAATATGTCCGAAAACCTATATAAAGTATTCAGAACCAATGGAAAATCATACTTTTATTCAAACGGGTGGAATTGCGGATATCTATATAAAACCAAAGCATATTAATGATGTTCAGAAGATTATCCGTTATGCCAAGATGAATGAAATACCGCTAACAGTACTTGGATTTGGAACGAATGTTATTATTCGGGATAAAGGTATTCGCGGAATCGTTATGAATCTTGAATACTTAAACGATATAACTGTAAATGAAAATGAAATTATAGCAGGATGCGGGGCAAGTATAATAGATGTATCTAGAACAGCTTTAAAGCATAGCCTCTCAGGCTTAGAGTTTGCCTGTGGCATACCAGGCAGTGTCGGTGGAGCATTAGTCATGAATGCAGGTGCATATGGCGGAGAAATATCTTATGTGCTTAAAAATGCAAAAGCTATAACGTTATCAGGCGATATCCTAGTATTGAATGAATCAGAATTTGAATTTGGGTATCGAAAAAGTATTTTCCAAAAAGAAAACTATATTATTTTAGAAGCAACGTTTCAGCTCATTAATTCAGATCCTGCTGAAATACGTGAGAAAATGGATACTTTTACAGCTCTTCGTGAGGAAAAACAGCCACTTGAATATCCTTCATGCGGCAGTGTCTTTAAAAGACCGCCAAATCACTTTGCTGGGAAATTAATTTCTGATAGTGGTTTACAAGGTACAAGGGTAGGCGGTGCTGAAGTATCTAAAAAGCATGCAGGCTTTATCGTGAATGTAAATCATGCCACATCAACTGATTACTTAATGTTAATTCAGCATGTGAAAGAAACGGTTAAACAAAATTTTGATATTAATCTAGAAACAGAAGTAAAAATTATTGGTGAGGAATAA
- a CDS encoding DMT family transporter → MNNIKIYFVLIGVMFLWGMNVSAIKLLVSDFMPVTITSIRIFVAAMIVFFILFPLKKVRKPKNREWLYIILGAFLSIFVHHYFISEGLAKTSAANGGLILGLGPMLTAILSIVLLKRKPSIIRLVGFLLGGVGVSFTVLAGSGGIHNASSGDFEVFLAILSQAFSFILIKKASETLDPLLLTGYMLLFGSAMLFVTSLLIEPNGLASLQHGSPFIWLMFIFSAVLATALGNMVYNYVIGQIGAAETSIFLNLSTFFSLIGAALFLKEEILPSHFIGLLLIVPGVILGSGSLEELLIRRKEKLTQHPQKKISL, encoded by the coding sequence TTGAATAATATAAAAATTTATTTTGTATTAATAGGCGTTATGTTCCTTTGGGGAATGAACGTATCAGCGATCAAATTATTAGTGAGTGATTTTATGCCTGTAACAATCACGTCTATCAGAATATTTGTAGCTGCAATGATCGTTTTTTTCATACTCTTTCCTTTGAAAAAAGTAAGAAAGCCTAAGAATAGAGAATGGCTATACATTATACTAGGTGCGTTTCTTAGTATCTTTGTCCATCATTACTTTATCTCAGAAGGTCTTGCAAAAACTTCGGCTGCAAATGGCGGGTTAATTTTAGGACTGGGACCAATGCTAACCGCTATTTTGTCCATTGTTTTATTAAAAAGAAAGCCATCAATAATACGTTTAGTTGGCTTCTTGCTTGGGGGAGTTGGTGTAAGTTTTACAGTTTTAGCAGGCAGCGGCGGCATTCACAATGCTTCAAGCGGTGACTTTGAAGTTTTTCTTGCAATTTTATCACAAGCATTTAGTTTTATACTCATTAAAAAAGCTTCTGAAACGTTAGATCCACTTCTATTAACAGGCTATATGCTTTTGTTTGGTTCGGCTATGTTATTTGTAACTAGCCTATTAATAGAACCTAATGGTTTGGCTAGTCTTCAGCATGGCAGTCCGTTTATTTGGTTGATGTTTATTTTTTCTGCTGTTCTTGCTACTGCTTTAGGAAATATGGTTTATAATTATGTGATTGGTCAAATTGGTGCAGCTGAAACATCAATATTTTTAAACTTAAGCACGTTTTTTTCCTTAATTGGAGCAGCTCTATTTCTTAAAGAAGAAATATTACCTTCACATTTTATAGGTCTTTTATTAATTGTTCCAGGGGTAATTCTTGGTTCAGGATCGCTAGAAGAATTATTGATCCGTCGTAAAGAAAAACTAACTCAACATCCCCAAAAGAAAATCAGCCTCTGA
- the modA gene encoding molybdate ABC transporter substrate-binding protein, which yields MKKLIYLTHIFLLLLCIIGCSSSELKNKEQENKHERTEITVSAAASLTDVLNDIKSSFEKEYPTIHITFNFGSSGTLQQQILQGAPIDIFFSAAEDMFDTLQEKGLIDNANMIDLVGNQIVLVTPKNSEKEIISFNDLKDNVRIAIGSPETVPAGKYAKETLGKIGVWSDVENNIVYAKDVRQVLTYVETGNVDAGIVYQSDALKSSKVNVQVKAAEDTHTPIIYPLGIIKESKNPKEALIFYNYMQSEKALTILEENGFENLLK from the coding sequence ATGAAAAAATTAATATATTTAACACACATTTTTTTATTATTGCTTTGTATTATTGGATGTTCTAGTTCAGAGCTTAAAAATAAAGAACAAGAAAACAAACATGAGAGAACCGAAATTACTGTTTCAGCCGCAGCAAGTTTGACTGATGTTTTAAATGATATTAAAAGTTCATTTGAAAAAGAATATCCTACAATTCACATAACATTTAACTTTGGAAGTTCTGGAACATTGCAACAACAAATCTTACAAGGTGCACCTATTGATATTTTCTTTTCAGCAGCAGAGGATATGTTCGATACATTGCAAGAAAAAGGTTTGATCGACAATGCGAACATGATCGATTTAGTTGGAAATCAAATTGTTTTAGTTACGCCAAAAAATAGCGAAAAAGAAATTATTTCCTTTAATGATTTGAAAGATAATGTTCGGATAGCAATTGGATCTCCAGAAACAGTACCTGCTGGAAAATATGCAAAAGAAACGTTGGGAAAAATTGGTGTATGGAGTGATGTAGAAAATAATATTGTATATGCAAAAGATGTAAGACAAGTTTTGACCTATGTAGAGACCGGTAATGTTGATGCGGGAATTGTTTATCAATCAGATGCATTGAAGTCTTCTAAAGTTAATGTTCAAGTAAAAGCAGCAGAGGACACACATACACCAATTATTTATCCATTAGGTATTATTAAAGAGAGTAAAAATCCTAAAGAGGCTTTGATATTTTATAACTATATGCAATCAGAAAAAGCATTAACAATATTAGAGGAAAATGGATTTGAAAATCTATTGAAATGA
- a CDS encoding YfiT family bacillithiol transferase, giving the protein MSEKYPIGEFHFKDEITSDLISAWLAELEDLPRLLQDAVRDLDNEQLDTPYRFGGWTIRQVIHHLADSHMNAYIRCKLALTEENPVIKPYEEGKWAEQPDYKLPIESSLSLLQALHKRWVALLRNLSPVELEKTFIHPDSGVISVGKNIGIYAWHGNHHLAHITSLCKRKNW; this is encoded by the coding sequence ATGTCAGAAAAATATCCTATTGGAGAATTTCATTTTAAAGACGAGATTACAAGCGATTTGATTTCGGCATGGCTAGCAGAGCTTGAGGATTTACCTAGATTATTACAAGATGCTGTAAGAGACTTGGATAATGAACAACTTGATACTCCTTATCGTTTTGGAGGGTGGACTATTCGTCAAGTTATACACCACCTTGCAGATAGTCATATGAATGCTTACATTCGGTGTAAATTAGCTCTTACAGAAGAAAATCCTGTAATCAAGCCTTATGAAGAAGGTAAATGGGCGGAACAACCGGATTATAAATTACCAATTGAAAGTTCATTATCTCTTCTTCAAGCATTACATAAACGCTGGGTTGCTCTTTTACGTAATCTTAGTCCAGTAGAACTTGAAAAGACATTTATTCATCCTGATTCAGGTGTCATATCAGTGGGGAAAAATATAGGCATTTACGCATGGCATGGTAATCATCATCTAGCACATATAACTTCCTTATGTAAACGTAAAAATTGGTGA
- the pdxK gene encoding pyridoxine/pyridoxal/pyridoxamine kinase, which translates to MKKALTIAGSDTSGGAGIQADLKTFQELGVYGMTSLTVIATMDPKNHWHHKVFPIAIDALEAQLDTALSVGIDAVKTGMLGTVETIETAAKRIKESGISNIVIDPVMVCKGEDEVLNPETADALREVMVPIATIVTPNLFEASQLAKTGPIRTIDEMKEAAVKINELGAKYVLIKGGSKLQHEKAVDLLFDGQEFKLYENDKIDTTYIHGAGCTFSAAITAELAKGKSVLEAIDIAKDFITEAIRHGWKLNEYVGPTMHGAYRLYGAGRLEAEQFAK; encoded by the coding sequence ATGAAAAAAGCATTAACTATCGCTGGTTCAGATACAAGTGGAGGAGCAGGTATACAAGCAGATTTGAAAACATTCCAAGAACTTGGCGTATATGGTATGACCTCATTAACTGTAATAGCAACAATGGATCCTAAAAACCATTGGCACCATAAGGTTTTTCCAATTGCGATTGATGCATTAGAAGCACAATTAGATACAGCACTTTCAGTAGGTATTGATGCAGTAAAAACAGGCATGCTTGGTACAGTTGAAACAATCGAAACAGCTGCAAAAAGGATTAAAGAATCAGGAATTTCTAATATTGTGATTGATCCTGTTATGGTTTGCAAGGGGGAAGATGAGGTCCTTAATCCTGAAACGGCAGACGCTTTACGAGAAGTAATGGTGCCAATTGCAACAATTGTTACACCAAATCTATTTGAAGCAAGTCAGTTAGCAAAGACTGGTCCAATTCGAACAATTGATGAAATGAAGGAAGCCGCTGTAAAAATAAATGAACTCGGTGCCAAATATGTATTAATTAAGGGCGGCAGTAAATTACAGCATGAAAAAGCAGTTGACTTATTGTTTGATGGCCAGGAATTTAAACTGTATGAAAATGATAAAATTGATACTACATATATTCATGGGGCAGGTTGTACGTTCTCTGCTGCTATAACTGCCGAATTAGCAAAAGGAAAATCTGTATTAGAAGCAATTGATATTGCAAAAGATTTTATTACTGAAGCGATTCGACATGGCTGGAAGCTTAATGAATATGTCGGTCCAACAATGCATGGAGCATATCGTCTATATGGGGCAGGTCGTTTGGAAGCAGAACAATTTGCTAAATAA
- a CDS encoding SRPBCC family protein, which yields MIQWKKEIMIETNIEKVWSLFFDENIKKIMPKVVEHTLIEKKEEEVGAKHRQSYREGKRVETYIVETLVYEDFENKKQKQISIVLGKVFEITLTFILLKIDDTHTKFIYEGQNKGVNFVGRAMLKLGSEKSNNIVVQEFMQNVEKEALRS from the coding sequence TTGATTCAATGGAAAAAAGAAATTATGATCGAGACAAACATTGAAAAAGTATGGAGCTTATTTTTTGATGAAAATATCAAGAAAATCATGCCTAAAGTGGTGGAACATACGTTAATTGAAAAAAAAGAGGAAGAAGTTGGTGCGAAACATCGGCAGTCGTATCGTGAAGGAAAACGTGTTGAAACCTATATTGTAGAAACGTTAGTATATGAGGATTTTGAAAACAAAAAACAAAAACAAATAAGCATTGTACTTGGAAAAGTATTTGAAATTACGCTTACCTTTATTTTGCTAAAAATCGACGATACTCACACGAAATTTATTTATGAAGGCCAGAATAAAGGAGTTAATTTTGTTGGCAGAGCAATGTTAAAGCTAGGAAGTGAGAAAAGCAACAATATAGTGGTGCAGGAATTCATGCAAAATGTTGAAAAAGAAGCATTACGGTCATAA
- a CDS encoding DUF1450 domain-containing protein — MKLLTKFFSKDKKMKIDFCEKNLDRFVTNDLFSQYQSLLNKRNIIYKEYECQNKCKECIKSPYAIVDGNFIDAESSEELLDKLKQLYEEM; from the coding sequence ATGAAATTACTTACAAAGTTTTTTTCGAAGGATAAAAAAATGAAGATTGATTTTTGTGAAAAAAATCTTGATCGCTTTGTTACAAATGATCTTTTTTCACAGTACCAATCGCTTTTAAATAAAAGAAATATTATTTATAAAGAATATGAATGTCAAAATAAATGTAAGGAATGTATAAAATCACCGTATGCGATCGTTGATGGTAATTTTATAGATGCTGAAAGCTCGGAAGAATTGTTAGATAAGCTAAAACAGTTATATGAAGAAATGTAG
- a CDS encoding DEAD/DEAH box helicase has protein sequence MNENFENYYNEAIERTKRMALEDIYTFLETKESMPTYEQYSRERGQYIDQLWVNSWLNTTTSHATYAEKKSYLLEKGFEIEGLGKKLINQMFRNEIREVEPFNVLGWLDRKFGKQTEEWHQLYDRARVAKKELERTLLQKEVKRKLKLKVEYYIEQLIGEHYEDLYLYVRYLIGCQLAIDIEQREVILPADEITFSSYLSSEQELHFSKKHYNEDLFERYEQLIANYLFDFGPNWLKDHLPSHLFDEYIRTNLEMMTDSFLNEAAFDLFAELSQEFFSDLLEEFISDLIKLIDIPFDLAVHQEIFAKDLSERERKIVEDLEEVKRKNEEEARMIEDIFAREYNPPVGRNIKYFLHVGETNTGKTFQAIKRMKDASSGIYLAPLRLLALEIYEKLNEEGVPCSLKTGEEEKTVPGAAHIACTVEMFYEKDFYEVVVIDEAQMIADKDRGFSWYKAMTKANANEVHIICSFNAKQMILQLLGESDIHINEYLREIPLKVESQFFRLNHTRKGDALVCFSRRRVLETASELQRNGLQVSMIYGSMPPETRKKQMQRFINGETSVIVATDAIGMGLNLPIRRIVFLENDKFDGTRRRLLTSQEVKQIAGRAGRKGIYNIGRVAFTSNVKTMTRLLEQEDEPLQGFAIAPTANIFERFQKYSHKLGLFFYLWDQFQSPKGTKKASLTEEKLLYDMVEDSIIEAKLSITDLYNFLHLPFATNEPSLRAQWKQKLEALVDGKEIPEPLIKEAGLEELELSYKSVGLHLLFLYKLGKNTEAHYWERVREKISDKIHDKLKSGVQIATKSCKSCGKHLSTTFKFTICNDCYFRGEVRKREKK, from the coding sequence ATGAACGAGAACTTTGAAAATTATTATAATGAAGCGATCGAACGCACAAAAAGGATGGCTTTGGAAGATATCTATACATTTTTAGAGACAAAAGAGAGTATGCCCACCTATGAACAATATAGCAGAGAACGAGGGCAATACATAGATCAGCTATGGGTAAACTCTTGGTTAAATACAACAACAAGCCATGCAACATATGCTGAAAAGAAATCTTATCTTTTAGAAAAAGGATTTGAAATTGAAGGTTTGGGAAAAAAACTGATCAACCAAATGTTTCGCAATGAAATAAGAGAGGTTGAACCATTTAATGTATTAGGCTGGCTGGATCGTAAATTTGGAAAACAAACAGAAGAGTGGCATCAATTATATGATAGAGCAAGAGTAGCAAAAAAGGAATTAGAGAGAACTCTGCTGCAAAAAGAAGTGAAAAGAAAGCTAAAATTAAAAGTAGAGTATTATATAGAACAATTAATAGGTGAGCATTATGAAGATCTTTACTTATATGTAAGATATTTAATTGGTTGCCAACTTGCAATTGATATTGAGCAAAGAGAAGTCATTCTGCCAGCTGATGAAATAACCTTTTCTTCCTATTTATCAAGTGAACAGGAGTTACACTTTAGTAAAAAACATTACAATGAAGATTTGTTTGAAAGATATGAACAGCTTATTGCAAATTATTTATTTGACTTTGGCCCAAACTGGCTAAAAGATCATCTTCCTTCTCACCTTTTTGATGAATATATACGGACTAATCTTGAGATGATGACAGACTCTTTTTTAAACGAAGCAGCATTTGACCTTTTTGCGGAACTCAGTCAGGAGTTTTTTAGTGATTTGTTAGAGGAATTCATTTCTGATCTAATCAAACTGATTGATATTCCATTTGATCTTGCTGTACATCAAGAGATATTCGCTAAAGATCTTTCTGAGAGAGAACGAAAGATTGTTGAAGATTTAGAAGAAGTAAAACGTAAAAATGAAGAAGAAGCACGTATGATTGAGGATATATTCGCTAGAGAGTATAATCCGCCTGTTGGTCGAAATATCAAGTACTTTCTTCATGTTGGAGAAACAAACACCGGTAAAACCTTTCAAGCAATCAAACGAATGAAAGATGCAAGTAGCGGGATTTATTTAGCACCGCTCCGCTTATTAGCCCTTGAAATTTATGAAAAATTAAATGAAGAAGGAGTTCCCTGTTCTTTAAAAACAGGTGAGGAGGAAAAGACAGTGCCGGGTGCGGCTCATATAGCATGTACTGTCGAAATGTTTTATGAAAAGGATTTTTATGAAGTAGTCGTTATTGATGAGGCACAGATGATCGCAGATAAGGATCGAGGTTTTTCATGGTATAAGGCAATGACAAAAGCAAATGCTAACGAAGTCCATATAATCTGCAGCTTTAATGCGAAACAAATGATTCTTCAACTACTAGGTGAATCAGATATACATATTAATGAATATCTAAGAGAGATTCCATTAAAGGTTGAATCGCAATTTTTTCGACTTAATCATACTCGTAAAGGGGATGCCCTCGTTTGCTTTTCAAGAAGGCGTGTACTAGAAACTGCCTCTGAGCTTCAACGAAACGGACTACAAGTAAGTATGATTTATGGAAGTATGCCGCCAGAGACAAGAAAAAAGCAAATGCAGCGATTTATCAATGGTGAAACATCTGTTATTGTTGCAACTGATGCGATCGGTATGGGATTGAATCTACCGATTAGGCGAATCGTTTTCTTGGAAAATGATAAATTTGACGGGACAAGGAGACGATTACTAACTTCCCAAGAAGTTAAGCAAATTGCAGGACGGGCAGGACGAAAAGGGATCTATAATATTGGTAGAGTGGCATTTACAAGTAACGTTAAAACAATGACTAGACTTCTTGAACAAGAGGATGAGCCCTTACAAGGATTTGCAATTGCTCCGACAGCAAATATATTTGAACGTTTTCAAAAATACTCCCACAAACTTGGATTGTTCTTTTATTTATGGGATCAATTTCAAAGTCCCAAGGGTACAAAAAAAGCCAGTCTTACAGAAGAAAAGCTATTATATGACATGGTTGAAGACTCAATAATTGAAGCAAAACTCTCCATAACTGATCTTTACAATTTTTTGCATTTACCATTTGCAACAAACGAGCCTTCGTTAAGAGCGCAATGGAAACAAAAACTAGAAGCACTTGTCGATGGTAAGGAAATACCTGAACCGTTAATAAAAGAAGCTGGGTTGGAAGAACTCGAATTATCCTATAAATCGGTTGGTCTTCATCTATTATTCTTATACAAACTAGGAAAAAATACGGAAGCACATTATTGGGAAAGAGTCCGTGAAAAAATAAGTGACAAAATCCACGATAAATTGAAGTCAGGAGTACAAATTGCCACAAAATCATGTAAAAGTTGTGGCAAACATCTCTCAACTACATTTAAATTTACTATTTGTAATGATTGTTATTTTAGAGGCGAGGTTAGAAAAAGGGAAAAAAAGTAA